A single genomic interval of Peromyscus leucopus breed LL Stock chromosome 7, UCI_PerLeu_2.1, whole genome shotgun sequence harbors:
- the Zglp1 gene encoding GATA-type zinc finger protein 1: MEAAPARDLTRRQQELLAPPCLDTESLRKGRPPAREPGALRCLTPNGRSLWPSCQDSVSTALPYLQEKENGPPGSPSPATQALGPCWELMVIGMSDPLNMVRNPKSTQCPNPEPSSAASPASLQRRPRKQLNPRMGIEKVDPRFKGVTLEFQIQPDSSLQIVPTYSLPGRSCLQRLPASPSKALVSPGGNEALGPRRCASCRTQRTPLWRDAEDGTPLCNACGIRYKKYGTRCSSCWLVPRKSVQPKRLCGRCGVSQDSHLSPTQEL; the protein is encoded by the exons ATGGAGGCGGCGCCAGCCCGTGACTTGACGCGCCGCCAGCAGGAGCTTCTGGCGCCACCTTGTCTGGACACCGAGTCGCTCCGTAAGGGCCGACCCCCCGCGCGGGAGCCTGGAGCCCTGAGATGCCTCACTCCCAATGGCAG GTCCCTGTGGCCCTCGTGCCAGGACTCAGTCAGCACGGCATTGCCTTAcctccaagagaaagaaaacggGCCACCGGGGTCCCCTTCGCCAGCCACCCAGGCCCTGGGGCCGTGCTGGGAGCTGATGGTCATAGGGATGTCAGACCCCCTAAATATGGTCAGAAATCCCAAGAGCACACAATGCCCCAACCCGGAACCTTCCAGCGCTGCTTCCCCGGCCTCACTCCAGAGAAGACCACGGAAGCAGCTGAACCCCCGAATGGGTATTGAGAAAGTGGACCCCAGGTTCAAGGGGGTGACACTGGAGTTTCAGATACAGCCGGACTCTAGCCTCCAGATTGTACCCACCTACAG CTTGCCTGGCAGAAGTTGTTTACAAAGGCTCCCTGCAAGCCCTTCCAAGGCCCTTGTCAGTCCAGGAGGCAACGAGGCCCTCG GGCCTCGGCGCTGTGCTTCTTGTAGGACCCAGAGGACTCCGCTCTGGAGAGATGCTGAAGACGGGACTCCTCTCTGCAATGCGTGTGGCATCAG GTACAAGAAGTACGGCACCCGTTGCTCCAGCTGCTGGCTGGTTCCGAGGAAAAGCGTCCAGCCCAAGAGGCTGTGTGGCAGGTGTGGGGTGTCCCAGGACTCCCACCTAAGCCCAACTCAGGAACTGTAA